CCCCAGTGTGTGCTTTCACCCAGCAGGTAAGACCCTCCGCTGCATTTGAAGCTAgaagaaatttgggcaaaacaAACTCTTGGAACTTGTAGCACAAAATGGTTTCAGAACCAAACAGTTATATATAGAGTGTATAGTATATTTTGAGCAAATTTGAAcgcaaataatgtttttttttcactgtaaaactgaggtgcataagcacattttaatgAGGCCTACAATCAAAGAGTTCCAAGAAGAAATACAAAATCTGAATTTACAAGCAGTTTGTAAAAgactggtcatttttgaccaagaGCACCAAATAAGTTTAAAGGATAATCATACTCACTAGATGTTGTTTGCAGCTGTGTCATCACCGTTTCCTTGAGGCTGTTCCACTCTCAGCTGAAAAGCAGTCAAGAGTCCAGAAGGACACCATCTGATATCTGTCCACCGACCCCACCTGAAGAAAAAAgagttttattgaacaaaccacTCATTATTTTCAAGTTCATTTGTCTATCTTATGAAAAAAACTGCCTTTGACTTCATAACCGCAAACCtgctaaattattactattaagaCTGAGCCCATTACCTGCCTTCAGCTGACTGAACTGTGGTGTAGATGTGATATGAGTGTGTTAGGCTACTGGAGTAATCAACGCAGTGAAGGCGAATCCCGTTGAGTGCAGTATCATCCCCACCACCAATGGGACCTTCGaccttaaaaacaaaacaaaacaaaaacaacaacactaaGACAAATTAGAAAGAGAAAAGGAGTAATCATAACTTCAGCCTCAAGTGTTCCTGGAGGTACAACATCACGCATTTCAGATGTCTCCCTTCTCTGACCTGTCCATTTCAGCACTTGGAGTTTCTACTAAGgagctgatgagttgaatcaAGTTTGTTCAAAAATGTTTACTGTTGTGTGCCTTCAGGAGCAGCTGGGAATCCCTGGACTAACCCAATCCAGAGGAACATTCAACTTCATGTTTCTTTAGTATTAAGCAGTCACAAAACTTGAGCAGGTGCAGTTTAAATTACTACCATCAACTCTGGagttcatttttgttttattcagcTTACACTTTCAAGGATTAAACCACCCACATACTACTTTAATTAAGTCAGTTTTTAGCTTACCTTAAGACTGAACCCTGCGGCGTACTTTCCAATTGGACACATTTCCCTGTCACCCCACGAACCCCATCTCCCTCCATTCGGCACGCTCAGCTCCGATATGTAAAGTCTGTCGATGCCTCGCTCAGGACGTCTTTCTCCGGCCTGAACTCTCACCTGCAGCCCAATAATGACTAGCAGAGAAAACATCATGGAAATGGAGCGATTCATTGCTGCAGCACTGGTCTGATGgattaaaatatttatgaaattaattaattgatCAAGCAGACACAGAGAGCTAGTGCACTACCATAACATTCTCAACTTTAAGGAAGATGGGTCATATTTATACAACACAGGTTCTTACAACAACATACAGGCATCCAATCAAACTAGGCAGAGGTCAGACATTACCCTATAtggatattaaaaaatataacaacatTTAAGATGTGCGCATGAGCATACGGGTGTGTGTTTAGTTATCATACGGATGCACCAGTGTGTCCGATATCTAGTTCTCATTGTGTGTAGGTGATCAAAATCATGGCAGGAAATTACACAAGTGAAAAGAATCAAAAGTAAagcttatatatataataacagtCTTAATCAACAGACAAACACTATTGTCATCTGAagcaaaatttatattttaataaatgaaaatgacagctGGCTTCTGCTTTGTGTTGAGGTCCTGATCACCTCTCAGGCTTTATGATCAGTTATTGCAATCCATCTGATCTTCCTGCTGTTCTTGTTGTCAACCTCTAACGCCTGAAAGAAAAGCCACACTCAGATTAGCCAGCACTTAGATCACTGAGATCTTACAAACAGCTCTGCGATACGAGTTTTTTACTGTGATCGCATCACCTTAATCGCAGCAGAACATGCGCACATCGTTGAGAGCGGTGTCGTCTTTTTTGCCCTGTGGCCCTTGTATCCGTGTCTTGATACCACATATCCCTTTTCCTTGACATGTCTTCCAGTAGCTCCAATCGCCCCAGTGTGTGCCATCACCCACCAGATGAGACCCTCCACTGCATTTGAACCTGGAAGAAATTTAAATGTGacattataataaaatatgttttttcagtCAATACTAACAAAGCAAGGTTAAACACACTCTTGGAACTTGAAAAGAGGCCTGTAGCACAAaactgtgctgctaatttctgatttgggagtgatttgtttgttaaaaaatgttaggctaccttattaaaagtattgctcttaagagtcctgtgtgttttgtatcactaacGTAGTGTCCGTTCTCGAAAcatataagctctgcctgcgtgaggcgcacCGCTTCCAACttatgatgttttattaaaatgtattaattctgAACAACGTgttatgtgtccatattgcactaaaatgcaacactgcatttcctttgggtccacagcaaaaatcgactggatgaactgttctcgacataataaaaatgcaaacagaaagacacacaaagattcctgcctttattagagagaagaatatgttcagtcCCCTCTCTCCGAAGCTTTGAATATTcggtgttgattactaccgaagcttcgaagctcaaaaaatggtattcggaccagatCTAACATAAGCACAGATCAGTGAGACCTACAATCAGTCAGTTCCAAAAAGATTTGGTGCTGATAATAAAGCAGGTCATTTTGACTAAGAGCTCCAAATTAGTCTGAAGGAGCACAAAATCCCATACTCACATGTTGTTTGCGGCCGTGTCGTCACTACTTCCTTGAGATTTTTCAACTCTCAGCTGAAAAGCAGTCAAGAATCCAGAAGGACACCATTTGATATCTGTCCACTGACCccagctgaagaaaaaaaaaacacagggttTTAttgatcaaattattttttttacaaaattcttTTGTGCTTTTAGCTTATGAAAAAACAGCTCTTAACGTAACAATTCTCAATAACCGCAAGTAAATTATTACACTTCAGACTGAGCCCATTACCTGCCTACATCTGACCGAACTGTGGAGTACAATACAAGCGTGATGTGCTTTGTGTCACAGTAATGCAGTGAAGGCGAATCCCGTTGAGTGCAGTGTTATCATACATTTGACCATAAAGTGGACCTtgcacctaaaaaaaaaacaacaacactaagACAAATTCTGAAGAGAAAAGCAGTAATCGTAATGCCAAACTCCAGTGTTCCTGGAGGTACACCTGCATCACGCATTTCAGATGTCTCCCTTCTCTGACCTGTTCATTTCAGGACTTGGAGTCTCTACTAAAgagctgatgagttgaatcaagtttgttcaaaaatgttttttgttggtGTGCCTTCAGGAGCAGCTGGGAATCCCTGGACTAACCCAATCCAGAGGAACATTCAACTTGCTTCTAAGCATTCAAAAGCTTCTTCATTATTAAGCAGACACAAAACTTGAGCAGGTGCAGTTTGAATTACTAACAGCAACTCTAGAGTTCACACTTTCACTTTTAAGCATTAAACCACCCACATACTACTATAATTAAGTCCGTTTTTAGCTTACCTTAAGACTGAACCCTGCAGCAAATGTTCCACTTGGACACATTTCCCTGTGGCCCCATTGCCCCCATGTCTGTCCATTCAACACCGTCAGCTCCGATATGTAATGTCTGTCGATGCCTCGCTCAGGACGTCTTTCTCCGGCCTGAACTCTCACCTGCAGCCCAATAATGACTAGCAGAGAAAACATCATGGAAATGGAGCGATTCATTGCTGCAGCACTGACCTGACAGATTAAAATACTGATGAGATTAATTAATTGATCAAGCAGACACAGAGAGCTAGTGCACTACCATAACATTCTCAACTTTATTAGGGAGGTGGGTCATATTTATACAACACAGGTTCATGCAACAGCATACAGGATGTCCTGGACATCCAATCAAAATTGTCAGAAGTAAAAAATACCCTAAATGGATATTAAGAAATC
The genomic region above belongs to Garra rufa chromosome 19, GarRuf1.0, whole genome shotgun sequence and contains:
- the LOC141292576 gene encoding vitelline membrane outer layer protein 1-like, which produces MNRSISMMFSLLVIIGLQVRVQAGERRPERGIDRLYISELSVPNGGRWGSWGDREMCPIGKYAAGFSLKVEGPIGGGDDTALNGIRLHCVDYSSSLTHSYHIYTTVQSAEGRWGRWTDIRWCPSGLLTAFQLRVEQPQGNGDDTAANNIYFKCSGGSYLLGESTHWGDWGGWSHTCHGKGICGIKTWIEGPQGQGDDTALNDVRMYCCN